From Saccopteryx leptura isolate mSacLep1 chromosome 3, mSacLep1_pri_phased_curated, whole genome shotgun sequence, one genomic window encodes:
- the LOC136399227 gene encoding zinc finger protein 432-like isoform X3, which yields MILAQECLTFHDVAVNFTWEEWQLLDPNQKDLFRDVMLENYSNLLSVGYQSTKPDALSKLERGEEPWTVGDEPQLLVCPEFKEVNVVLQSPFESPPIAKSGEEYYEHDMFANTVNQRESQSILRQHCDMLEIHGKPLKSKLRFENQTDSFNLKNSDFFSCDGTSIPCHNHELIYTKIRLHPSTKLIENIKLIIHQRTHTREKPYVCSECGKGFPEKKSLIIHQRTHTGEKPYVCSECGKGFPEKKKLIIHQRTHTGEKPYVCSECGKGFIVKCQLIIHQRTHTGEKPYVCGECGKGFTVKIQLIIHQRTHTGEKPYVCSECGKGFPEKKSLIRHQRTHTGEKPYVCSECGKGFPEKRKLIIHQRTHTGEKPYVCSDCGKGFPEKKSLIIHQRTHTGEKPYVCSECGKGFPEKKKLIIHQRTHTGEKPYVCSECGKGFIVKCQLIIHQRTHTGEKPYVCGECGKGFTVKIQLIIHQRTHTGEKPYVCSECGKGFPEKKSLIRHQRTHTGEKPYVCSECGKGFPEKRKLIIHQRTHTGEKPYVCSDCGKGFPEKRKLIIHQRTHTGEKPYVCSECGKGFPEKKKLIIHQRTHTGEKPYVCSECGKGFIVKCQLIIHQRTHTGEKPYVCGECGKDFTVKIQLIIHQRTHTGEKPYVCSECGKGLSVKRNLIRHQMTHTGEKPYVCSECGKGFPEKRKLIIHQRTHTGEKPYVCSECGNGFTVKSHLIIHQKTHTGE from the exons GAATGCCTGACATTTCACGATGTGGCCGTGAACTTCACCTGGGAGGAGTGGCAGCTCCTGGACCCCAATCAGAAGGACCTGTTCCGGGAcgtgatgttggagaactacagCAACCTGCTGTCAGTGG GGTATCAATCCACCAAACCAGATGCACTTTCCAAGTTGGAGCGAGGGGAAGAACCATGGACAGTAGGGGATGAACCCCAGCTTTTAGTCTGTCCAG AATTTAAGGAAGTTAATGTGGTTTTGCAAAGTCCCTTCGAAAGTCCACCCATTGCAAAGAGTGGAGAAGAATATTATGAACATGATATGTTTGCAAATACTGTTAATCAACGGGAAAGCCAGTCTATATTGAGGCAACACTGCGATATGTTGGAGATACATGGAAAacctttaaaatcaaaattaaggtTTGAAAACCAAACAGATAGTTTCAATTTAAAGAACTCTGATTTCTTCAGTTGTGATGGGACATCCATTCCATGTCATAACCATGAACTAATTTACACTAAAATTAGGTTGCATCCCAGTAccaaattaattgaaaatat TAAACTGATtatacatcaaaggactcatactAGAGAaaagccatatgtatgcagtgagtgtgggaaaggaTTTCCAGAGAAGAAGAGTCTGATtatacatcaaaggactcatactggagagaagccttatgtatgcagtgagtgtggaAAAGGATTTCCAGAGAAGAAGAAGCTGATtatacatcaaaggactcatactggagagaagccttatgtatgcagtgaatgtgggaaaggttttatAGTGAAGTGTCAACTGATTATACACCAAAGGACTCATACCGGAGAGAAACCTTATGTATGTggtgaatgtgggaaaggttttaCAGTGAAGATTCAACTGATtatacatcaaaggactcatactggagagaagccatatgtatgcagtgagtgtgggaaaggaTTTCCAGAGAAGAAGAGTCTGATTAgacatcaaaggactcatactggagagaagccttatgtatgcagtgagtgtggaAAAGGATTTCCAGAAAAGAGGAAGCTGATtatacatcaaaggactcatactggagagaagccttatgtATGCAGTGATTGTGGGAAAGGATTTCCAGAGAAGAAGAGTCTGATtatacatcaaaggactcatactggagagaagccttatgtatgcagtgagtgtggaAAAGGATTTCCAGAGAAGAAGAAGCTGATtatacatcaaaggactcatactggagagaagccttatgtatgcagtgaatgtgggaaaggttttatAGTGAAGTGTCAACTGATTATACACCAAAGGACTCATACCGGAGAGAAACCTTATGTATGTggtgaatgtgggaaaggttttaCAGTGAAGATTCAACTGATtatacatcaaaggactcatactggagagaagccatatgtatgcagtgagtgtgggaaaggaTTTCCAGAGAAGAAGAGTCTGATTAgacatcaaaggactcatactggagagaagccttatgtatgcagtgagtgtggaAAAGGATTTCCAGAAAAGAGGAAGCTGATtatacatcaaaggactcatactggagagaagccttatgtGTGCAGTGATTGTGGAAAAGGATTTCCAGAGAAGAGGAAGCTGATtatacatcaaaggactcatactggagagaagccttatgtatgcagtgagtgtggaAAAGGATTTCCAGAGAAGAAGAAGCTGATtatacatcaaaggactcatactggagagaagccttatgtatgcagtgaatgtgggaaaggttttatAGTGAAGTGTCAACTGATTATACACCAAAGGACTCATACCGGAGAGAAACCTTATGTATGTGGTGAATGTGGGAAAGATTTTACAGTGAAGATTCAACTGATtatacatcaaaggactcatactggagagaagccatatgtatgcagtgagtgtggaAAAGGCCTTTCAGTGAAGAGGAATCTGATTAGACATCAAATgactcatactggagagaagccttatgtatgcagtgagtgtggaAAAGGATTTCCAGAGAAGAGGAAGCTGATtatacatcaaaggactcatactggagagaagccttatgtatgcagtgaatgtgggaatgGCTTTACAGTGAAGAGTCACCTGATTATACATCAAAAGACTCATACTGGAGAGTAG